A segment of the Amycolatopsis thermophila genome:
CTGGATCGTCGACGTGTACACGCTGGTGCTGGCGGCGCTCGTGCTGCCGATGGGGGCGCTGGGCGACCGGTACGGGCGCCGCGGGGTGCTGATCACCGGGCTGGTGGTGTTCGCGGTCAGTTGCGCCGCTCCCCTGGCCGCCGAGGCTCCGGGCTGGCTGATCACCGCCCGGGCGCTGACCGGGCTGGGCGCGGCGATGATCATGCCGGCGACGCTGTCGATCATCAACGCGAGCTTCCCGCCGGAGCGGCGCGGCCGGGCGATCGGCGTCTGGGCGGCGGTGGCCGGGCTCGGCGGGCTGGGTGGTCTGGTGATCGCCGGACTGCTGTTGCAGCACTTCTCGTGGCATTCGGTGTTCCTCGGCCCGGCCGTGTTGTCCGTGCTGCTCGCGCTGGCGTGCGCGACGGTGCCGACGTCGCGCGAGCGGGTCCACCACCGGTTCGACGCGGTGGGCGCGGTCCTGGGCGCGCTGGCGATCGGGGCGCTGGTGTTCGGGATCCTGCGCGCGGCGGATCTGGGGTGGGGCGACGCCGAGGTCGTCGGGGCGCTGGCCGGCGGTGTGGTGCTGGGGGCGGTGTTCGCGTGGTTCGAGGCGCGGCGGACGGCGCCGTTGCTGGACGTGCGGCTGTTCCTCAACCGCGCGTTCGCCACCGGGGCGGTGTCGGTGACCGTGCAGTTCACGGCGGCGTTCGGGGCGCTGTACGCGCTGGCGCAGTACCTGCAGCTGGTGCAGGGGTACAGCCCGCTCGAGTCGGGGCTGGTGCTGTGGCCGATCGCGGTGTCGGTGCTGCCGTTGTCGCTGGTCTCGGCGATCCTGGGGCAGCGGCTGGGGTTGGGACCGGTGACGTGCGCCGGGCTCGCGGTCGTGGTGGCCGGGGTGGTGCTGCTGGGGCGGCTCGGTCCGGACAGTTCGTACCCGGCGCTGGCGATCGCGGTGTGCGTGCTGGGCGGCGGGCTGGGGCTGACCGCGCCCGCGGCCACCGGCGCGATCCTGGACAACGTGCCGCCGGACAAGTACGGCGTGGCGTCCGCGGTGAACGACGCGACGCGGGAAATCGGTGCGGCGCTGGGAATCGCGCTCGCGGGAAGCGTCCTCTCGGCGACGTACACGGGCGCCGTCCACCCCGCGACGGCCGCACTCCCGCCGGCGGCCCGCGACCTCGCGGACGGTTCGCTCGCCGGAGCGCTCGCGGTGGCCGATCGGGCCGGCCCGGCGGGACCCCGGCTGGCGGCGGCCGCGCGAACCGCGTTCGCGGACGGGATGTGGTACAGCCTGCTGGCGCTGGCGGGCATCGTCGCGGCGGGGATCGTCGCCGCGGTGCTGCTCCGGCCGCCGCGCGACCGCCCCGGCCCGACGTCCGGGTGAGCGGCGGCCCGCCGTGGACCGCCGCCCCCTCCGGAAGAACGGCTTCGGAGGAACTCAGCTTTCGTGCAGGATGACGCCCCGGATGTTGCGTCCGGCGTGCATGTCGGCGTACGCCTGGTTGATCTCGTCCAGCGAGTAGGTGGTCGTGACGAGTTCGTCCAGCTTCAGGGTGCCCGCGCGGTACATCCGCGCCAGCCGGGTGATCTCGTACGACGGCGTGCCCATCCCGAAGATCACCCCCTGGATCCGCTTCTGCATCATCGACAGCGCCCACAGGTTGATCGGCAGGCCCTCGTCCTTCACGTCGCCGATCCCGGTGACCACCACGGTCCCGAACTTGCCGATCGCGTTCACCGCCTGCGCCACGTGGTCGCCGGTGGTGATACCGACCGTCACGATCGCCGAGTTCGCGCCCTGCCCGTTGGTCACCGAGCGCGCGAAGTCCGCCGCCTCGTCGATCCCGGCGAACGCGTGCGTCGCGCCCAGTTCCAGCGCCTTCTCGCGCTTGAAGGCCACCGGGTCGACCGCGACGACGTTCGCCGCGCCGCGGGCCCGCGCCCCCTGCACCGCGTTGATGCCCACACCGCCGACACCCATCACGATGATCGTGTCGCCCGCCGACACCTCCGCCGCGTACTCGGCCGAACCCCACCCCGTCGGCACCCCGCACGACAGCAGCGCGGCGACGTGGAACGGGATGTCCCGGTCGATCTTCGTCAGGGAGAACTCGGGCACGATCGCGTGCTGCGCGAACGTGCCGACCATCGTCATCTGCGCCACGTCGGCGCCGTTGTGGTGCGCCCGGTACGTGCCGTCGGCCATGCAGCCGCTCAGCGCGTACATGCCCAGGTCGCAGAGGTTGCCCCGCCCCGACGAGCAGGCCTCGCACCGCCCGCAGGACGGCACGAACTGCGCCACCACGTGGTCCCCGACCGCGAGGTTGCGCACGCCCGGCCCGACCGCCTCGACGACACCCGCGCCCTCGTGCCCGCCGATGAGCGGCAGGTGCGGTGTCGGCATGTCACCGGTCGTCGCGTGGTCGTCGGAGTGGCACAGGCCGGCCGCGTGGAACCGGACGCGCACCTCGTGGTCCGACGGCTCGTCCAGATCGATGTCCACGATCTGCCATTTGCCCGGCTGTTCGAGCAGCGCGGCCGCCCGGGTTCGCATCATCGCCCACCTTCCACCGATCCAACGCCGACCGGCCGAAGGTAGAACGAGTTCTAGTTCGAGTCAAGCCCGCCGGTCGCCGCTCCGGCGGGAACCGGAGCGGCGAGCACGTCAGTCGTCCATGTCGACGTCGCCGTCGGCATCCCGCCGGGGGCGCTTCGCCGGGCGGCCGTCCGGCGTCAGCGGCGTGAGCGGGGAGTCCGGTGTGGACGGACCGGCGTTCGACGGTCCCGGCTGCGGTCCCTGGATCTTCTGCCACGAGTGCCACGGCCCGCCCTGCTCCTTGAACTCGGGGTCGTCGCGGTCCCAGTACGCGCGCCTCCCGTGGTTGTCCGGTCCCGGGCTTTCGTAGCGCTCCTCCGACGACCCGCTCGCGTTCGACCGGCCGCGGTCCTCGATGCCGTGGTAGGTGCTCGTCTCCTTGTTGTGCTCGAGGTTGTCGTCCCGGGTGCTTTCCTTGCCGCCGTGGTGGTTCCAGTGCGTGCTGGCCGAGGGTTCGTGGCCGAGCACGCCCTTGCCGTGGCCCTTGATCTCGTTCTGGGGAAGGCCGGTGTAGGAGCCGCCGGGC
Coding sequences within it:
- a CDS encoding MFS transporter, with product MRVDAPLEVSALSTGRRAWIVGVMCSAVGLVIAMVTIVNTALPALAADTGVSQAQQTWIVDVYTLVLAALVLPMGALGDRYGRRGVLITGLVVFAVSCAAPLAAEAPGWLITARALTGLGAAMIMPATLSIINASFPPERRGRAIGVWAAVAGLGGLGGLVIAGLLLQHFSWHSVFLGPAVLSVLLALACATVPTSRERVHHRFDAVGAVLGALAIGALVFGILRAADLGWGDAEVVGALAGGVVLGAVFAWFEARRTAPLLDVRLFLNRAFATGAVSVTVQFTAAFGALYALAQYLQLVQGYSPLESGLVLWPIAVSVLPLSLVSAILGQRLGLGPVTCAGLAVVVAGVVLLGRLGPDSSYPALAIAVCVLGGGLGLTAPAATGAILDNVPPDKYGVASAVNDATREIGAALGIALAGSVLSATYTGAVHPATAALPPAARDLADGSLAGALAVADRAGPAGPRLAAAARTAFADGMWYSLLALAGIVAAGIVAAVLLRPPRDRPGPTSG
- a CDS encoding NDMA-dependent alcohol dehydrogenase — translated: MMRTRAAALLEQPGKWQIVDIDLDEPSDHEVRVRFHAAGLCHSDDHATTGDMPTPHLPLIGGHEGAGVVEAVGPGVRNLAVGDHVVAQFVPSCGRCEACSSGRGNLCDLGMYALSGCMADGTYRAHHNGADVAQMTMVGTFAQHAIVPEFSLTKIDRDIPFHVAALLSCGVPTGWGSAEYAAEVSAGDTIIVMGVGGVGINAVQGARARGAANVVAVDPVAFKREKALELGATHAFAGIDEAADFARSVTNGQGANSAIVTVGITTGDHVAQAVNAIGKFGTVVVTGIGDVKDEGLPINLWALSMMQKRIQGVIFGMGTPSYEITRLARMYRAGTLKLDELVTTTYSLDEINQAYADMHAGRNIRGVILHES